The proteins below come from a single Asterias rubens chromosome 9, eAstRub1.3, whole genome shotgun sequence genomic window:
- the LOC117294927 gene encoding HIG1 domain family member 2A, mitochondrial-like, producing MAASTEEVTKRPGKKLYGDNFHHYTSSSSVSNIGEMPIELADWEPINPIGFREKFKKKALENPFVPIGVFATTCALTMGLYSFRKGQTQRSQLMMRFRVAAQAFTIGAVLVGVAIQSRKTDKPDT from the exons atggctgcctcCACAGAAGAAGTTACGAAACGGCCCGGTAAAAAACTTTATGGTGACAATTTTCACCATTATACAAGTTCTTCGTCGGTATCCAACATTGGGGAAATGCCGATAGAGCTTGCAGACTGGGAGCCGATAAATCCCATCGGTTTCAGGGAGAAATTCAAGAAGAAAGCCCTGGAGAATCCGTTCGTTCCGATCG GTGTCTTTGCTACAACATGCGCACTCACCATGGGACTTTACAGCTTCCGTAAGGGTCAAACACAGAGATCACAATTGATGATGCGGTTCCGTGTCGCAGCTCAAGCCTTCACCATCGGGGCTGTACTAGTCGGCGTTGCTATACAATCTAGGAAGACAGATAAACCGGATACCTAG
- the LOC117295156 gene encoding ADP-ribosylation factor-like protein 3, which produces MAEGATWFRDLCLWKKATVIVGSGAVITGVVYAILRHRRKSAELQGGDMAIQEVAETDLPEKRILVLGLDNSGKSSLLRCLTHSESSGPPDPTEGFNVMCVQTKAATLNIWEVGGQQSVRLYWENFIKGTDVLVFVVDAVDEARLPEAKEELHKLLADERLKSVPLVLIANKQDQAKAKRGAEFISALSPSVPSQEREVHVVETQTVLNAGSDNVKQVMELMVSLSKD; this is translated from the exons ATGGCGGAAGGTGCAACTTGGTTCAGGGATTTGTGTTTGTGGAAAAAGGCTACGGTTATCGTTGGGTCCGGAGCCGTTATTACTGGGGTTGTCTACGCAATCCTTAGACACAGGAGGAAGTCTGCCGAGCTTCAAGGGGGTGACATGGCCATCCAGGAGGTTGCAGAGACG GATTTACCGGAGAAGCGCATCTTGGTTTTGGGTCTTGATAACTCCGGCAAAAGCAGTCTGCTACGCTGCCTGACACATTCTGAAAGCTCAGGGCCTCCAGATCCAACAGAAGGTTTCAATGTAATGTGCGTACAGACAAAAGCTGCTACACTCAACATATGGGAAG TTGGTGGCCAACAGAGTGTGCGCCTGTACTGGGAGAACTTCATCAAAGGAACTGACGTCTTAGTATTTGTTGTTGATGCCGTTGATGAGGCCCGATTACCAGAAGCCAAAGAGGAACTGCACAAACTTCTTGCTGATGAAAGGCTCAAGAGTGTGCCCCTGGTTCTCATTGCAAATAAACAG GATCAGGCCAAAGCGAAGCGAGGAGCCGAGTTTATATCAGCCCTCAGTCCATCCGTCCCGTCCCAAGAACGAGAGGTCCATGTAGTGGAGACACAGACAGTACTGAACGCAGGAAGCGACAACGTTAAACAAGTCATGGAATTAATGGTATCCTTGTCCAAGGACTGA